From Scatophagus argus isolate fScaArg1 chromosome 2, fScaArg1.pri, whole genome shotgun sequence:
AGACGGATGTGGGCAACTGAGGATTGTTGAGTCTGAATATTTAAAAGTACTTGAACAGCAAGAACTGAGTAAGGAGCAGCTCATTCAGGAAGTTGAAAAGCTCTTTCAGAGGTCTCCAGTTGTGAGGACAAACTTTTTTCAAGGTAGAGTGCTGCATGACACATTCCAGAGAGACTCAGTTTGACCAGAGTGATTTGAAAACAGGAATATGTTAGCATGCACTTTGGTCTGCACAGCAGGGCGATGGAAAGATTGACTGTCCTTGGTTCAGCAAACCACCACAGTGCTACAGTGAAATGACCTTGAGCAAGGCATCATTAAGAGCTTCTCAGCTCTGTAGAACGCTGGAGTAATAATTAGAGGGAGTTTGACATGAGAGACTCATTCAAAGCATTAAAGTTCATTCACTGGCTTGAAAAATACTAGATGGTATCAGCGTTTAAAGCATTGATTAGAACTGAATATTGAACCTTTCAAATTTAGTAGGGAAATGAACTTTGTTTGCTGCCCTAATCGTATTCTCTGTTGGAGCACAACATTAGAATAAACTGaatgcagaaaacaacagcaatgtgATTTATTCTCAGGTGCCTTGCAGCAGTTTGTCCCTTCCTTGGAGCTGGTGAACAACAGGCTGCCCTTTGGCCTGGCTGagactggtgtgtgttttcagccttCAGGTGGCTCTGGTTGGTGAGGATTCAactactgtctgtctgtctgtctgtctgtatggtCTGTATATAGACATAGACACAGACAAATGCAGTTGCAAAAGTTAACTCTTTCCATACAGGTTCTCCAGATCAGATTTTAGGTGCAAGGGCAGATACATTGTCCTAAAACTCAATATCACTTGATAAGTTTACATTATCGCCATCTGTATGTTACTAGAAGACAAGTATGTTGATATAATCTTTGTTAGTGAAAATTAATTATGAGTGTGTAATATGTTTAAGGATTTAAATAATTGCAGATTTTCATCTTGTTGCacttggtaaaaaaaaatttgaacagTTTTGATTGATATGATGCATTGGTTTTCTAAAGTAATATAGTACTTCAAAAATTGCTGTAGTTTTGTGGTGATAGAAGTAGAATTTTACTATATAAACAGCTAAAAAGTAAACCATATGGAAAGCTACTGCAATAAATGcaattgttctttttctgcCAGCCCAACTGAGGTCACCCAGACTTCTCTGGTGTGGTTCTGCTCTTCTCGTACCTCTTCGCAATGGCTAGATCACTGGATGCGACAGAGACTGAAGTGGTGGAGGAAAGTGAGTATTTGAACCAGTGTCTCCCACAAAACATGTAGTAGCTTGTTTTTTGGGTGAACTGGCACAGCCGGAGAGGCATGGTGAAAACCCCTCTTGACTTTCTATGAACAGGTAGTATTTATAGCAGCTATCTCACTGAAGCTGAAATCTGACAAATCCTCTTCATCTTAACACACATGCTTCAGGAGATCtgattttctattttctaatGTTGTGAAGGTTTTGCTTGGATTTATGATCACAAAGTAGTTTTGGAGTAAAGTATTTGCAGATATCGTGCAGTGCTAGCTTGAGCTGAAAAGGGGTTGTGGTGATGTTTTTGTGGGGATTTTAATTCTCGTCTGAGCTGATACTTATTTGTATGACTTAAAGACATAATCTGTTGTCTTCCTGCAAAGCACCCAGCATGAAATTCCAACCAAGCCAACAGCTGATGTTTTGAAATTGAAGAATTGATTTTCAAAGTATGAAGATGCTCTGATACTTATGttgctatatgctaaaaccggcttctttatttaaatgtctagttttatattctattttctatttagctcatatttctattttattcaacttttacctcgtaattttatatttttatagtctacttactgcttctgggacctgagtcctaatttcgtaccataaacatgtgaatgtaaGCTGGTATGACAGTAAAGTTCattgaatccttgaatccttgagaTGCATGACAAAGTCAAGGAGTGTATCTTTAAATTATTACTACAATGATTGTCAGTTCCATGAACTCAAGTCAGCCCATGTCTTTCCAGTTTGCCCTGTCTCCATCAGACTTCAGCAGTAGTGACGTCCCACAAGAGGAACTCGAGGATGCAGCATCTCGTGGCGTGAGGATCATGTACAGCTTCCCATGGGGACAGGAGACCCTGGAGACGGTATGGAGCAGAGGAAACGCCGAGCTGCTGCAGGCACTCAAAGGAACTCGTTTCAAACTACAGGTCACTCGGCTTCTTTTATTCAATGTGGATGTACATGTGCTGTCTATGTCTGTTTCCAGTATGTTCTTTGGACCTGTCATGCGGCTATTGCTGAAATGTCACACAGATATTATAGAAGATTTCTgtatgctgttttgtttttattactttgtgatgaacagtaactttttttttcctcccccaaATGATGTGGCAGCCACAATAAGATCAGAAGTTTCCcctattgaatttccctcgggatcaataaagtatctatctgtctatagCAGGGTTCTGCTATAGTTCGTGTTGGCTTACAGGCACAGTGTCATGACTTACTGGAACACGTGAATAGAACAGAGccattgttaatattattagtaacacctgtgtgTTTCTAATATTATGTGTTAACACATTAGGTGTCAATTGTCTTTCAGTATAAAGATGCTCGTAAGTCAGTCCCTCATGTTGTCTCTGTAACCGGGAACATGGACCGTGGTGTGTTGGCCTTTCTGTCCAACTCATTCCAGCAGCTcaagaaagacaacaacaaccagaagctgcagcagagaaaggtGATGACCCACAAACTATTAGCTGGAGGTTATTTCACCCTCTCACATGacacttgttttctcttttatgctgtgtgattttttttttttttttttgctgctttgtttttattactttgtgaTTCTTTTATGCTGTGTGATTCTTTGCCACTGAGTTTTGTTTCACTGGTGATTTCAGGTTCTGAAGTTGCATCCAGCACTGGCTCCAGTCAAAGTGGCTTTAGACATTAGCAGGGGAGCCACTGTGGAGCTGAGGCAGGTAAGATGTGAATGActaactgattatttttatcttgGTTAAATCTGTGGCTTGCTGAAAAGGATTTTTCAAGCGACTGTGACAGGATCAGCACTTAATTAATTGAACTTATTCGTTGTGGAGGCATTAGTCAAAGTAGATGAATGCATATTTCATGATTTTGTAGGTGTGTGAAGGACTGTTGCAGGAGTTTTTGGAGGCTAAGATCTCTGCGTGGCCTGGGTATCTCAAAGCTCAGCCAACAAAGATGGAGAAGCTGAATGCAAAGTAAAAAGCAATTCAGTGATATAATGGAAGCAAAAGCAATTATCTAAGCAGTCTTCCTTTTACTGTGGACTGATGTGTGTTGATGTATTTCAGGTATGATGAGATGGGAGTGCTCTTCACTGTGATGATCAGTGAGAACACGTTGGAGAGTGGCCTCCTTCAAGTCCGCAGTAGAGATACCACCATCAAGGAGACAATGCACATATCTGAGATCAAGAACTTTCTCTCCAGATACATTTCTGCTGCTGGCAACATCTGATtgaactaaaaaaataaaaagtctgacGACTTTGCTAACACAGTTTTGCATCCCATCGAGGTACAAAACAGAAGTCAGGGACCTCCTTATGAGTAAAAATCTCATAGAGATGATTGTTTCCCTGGATGACCCAGTTCGGAACTGTggttgttttatgtgtttaggTCTATTTGGCTGACAGGATGTTCTGTACCTTGTTTTTAAGGCAAAGAAACTATTTTTGTGACTTGTCAAAATTTGGGACCTGCAAGTAATCTTTTTATTGGGTATGACCTAAGGACTCCTACAGTCTCCTCTACATACTTCGAAGACAAAGAGGTGGATAACTCGcacttgtgtttttactgcatatgattgtgtctgtgtcactgtctgAATTCAGCTTTGTGGGAGGATTTGAAGAGATCTTTTGTgtgcttatttctgtttcactttctaataaaatatacagactgtttttgtatttttatttatttattttttttttttgtcattgtgatCCACAGTTCTCTCTTATTCTTGACAATGGGGCAAAGTAAAAAATCTCACATCACCATTTTGTAGCTCTGATATTTTGCATAAACCTCATCATAACTCATGTATATACTGCATATCTTAACTGTGCTATAGGGACTTTGAATCTGGAGGAAATCAGGCAAAATTTGCATGTGTAGTCCCACCAAACCCAGATAGTTCCTCTCAATATTTGAGAGTTAGGATATTGGGGATATGTGATGCTGCACAGGGCCTTATTATGGCCACTTAATGTATGTTTTATCTCTTGATTTGCTCCCTTGCTATTCTATAATTTGATTTCTATCATTATAGATTTTATGTCCTATGGGAGCTCCCAGTGTTCAGTAATATAATCTTTAACGTGGAGATTTGTTCAGTTGTAGGAGAACACCCGTTTAAAAACATACCTCAATCACAAACCTCATATTTCTCAGTAGGAACTCTTACCAATTCCCACGGAGAATATATGATGGGGCCAATCTGCACTGCAAGAGGAAACGAACTGAAGACCAATCGGCTAAATCTCGCGAGGTTTGGATGTAGCTTTGCCCCCACTTCCTCCACCCTGTACAGTCATTGGACCTTTCTTACTGAGCATGTGTATGTACCGCATAGCTGTTAACATTTAGAGATGGCTACGGACAAGCAAAACGAACCTAAAGTTTCCCCCatggatgaaaataaagaaaatttacCGGATGGAGGACTTGGACTGGAGAGTATCCTTTACAGCACAAGATGTATAGCAAAGTTTTGTCTGAATTAGCGTTGTTGTGGCAGACC
This genomic window contains:
- the polg2 gene encoding DNA polymerase subunit gamma-2, mitochondrial; translation: MLTCCVRNGLSRHLRKLKSSQCSVTLVLQHTRKLSSTSSEEDLDPVGTLMQLCVDRYYISPGQTNTELFQRGMSCSYGPLGMELRRNLLEQWWHSVTRSTPQVFGINSLKSTNDTATDGCGQLRIVESEYLKVLEQQELSKEQLIQEVEKLFQRSPVVRTNFFQGALQQFVPSLELVNNRLPFGLAETGVCFQPSGGSGCPTEVTQTSLVWFCSSRTSSQWLDHWMRQRLKWWRKFALSPSDFSSSDVPQEELEDAASRGVRIMYSFPWGQETLETVWSRGNAELLQALKGTRFKLQYKDARKSVPHVVSVTGNMDRGVLAFLSNSFQQLKKDNNNQKLQQRKVLKLHPALAPVKVALDISRGATVELRQVCEGLLQEFLEAKISAWPGYLKAQPTKMEKLNAKYDEMGVLFTVMISENTLESGLLQVRSRDTTIKETMHISEIKNFLSRYISAAGNI